The Christiangramia flava JLT2011 region ATTAAAGTGATTTTTACCGGTGAACTGTTGAAATCACTTGAGTTAGGTGTATAGATGAAGCTAAAATTATTAACTTTTCCATTTGGAACATTAGAAATAGTACCACCTCCCGTTGTTGTCACCTGACTTATCTTTAATTTTCCATTAAAACCTATTGAACCATTGATGGTAATTGGATTTGTAGACTGGCATAAGGTCATATCTTCACCAATATATGCCTGAACGTGTTTCTTAATGGTGATACCGCTATATGTAGAAGCAGTACTTGATCCACAGATGTTTTTAGCGCTTACACTTACTGAGGCATTATTGGTTTCCGGACTGGAAGCATTGACTCTTACAGTTATAGAACTGGTATTTTGGCCATTCGTGATTTCCCATCCGCTAGGAAGAACCCAGTCATATCCATTTGCATTTACATCGTTGGCTACGGTAAAAGTTATACCTGTTGCCGGAGGGCAAATACCGTCATTGGGTAAATTTGTAGTAATAGTTCCGGGATTATTCGGAACGCCATTAACAGAAGTTACTGCCAGTGTTACTTCGCTGCTGCCTCCGCAGTCATTATGGGCTGAAACACGGATATTTCCGGAATTGGCCGAAGCTGATACGGTAATCGTATTGGAAGTAGGATTGGAAGAGGTGATATTCCATCCTGCGGGAAGAATCCATTCATACCAGCTGGCATCGGTAACACTGGCGACCGAATATGTTAGGCCAGTAGCCGATGAACAAACTTCCGTATCACCCGTAATACTACCCGGGGCCACCGGGGCCGGGGCTTTGACCGAAACTGCTAATGTCTGAGCAGTACTGATTCCGCAGTCATTTTCAGCTTTTACACTGATTGTTCCGTTCCCAGAGCTTCCGGTTGTAAGTGTTATGGAATTTGATGTGCTGGTGCCACTCCAGCCATTTGGAATGGTCCAGGTGTAGCTGGTGGCGTCTGGCACCTCGGCAATAGTATAGGTTTCTGTGGTACCGGGACACACAGCTGTATTTCCATTTATTGTTGAGGGAACAGCGGGAGTACCGGGTTTAACCGTAATATTCAGGGTTTGAGCACTGCTGGTTCCGCAGTTATTGATGGCTTCCACTTCAATAGTCCCTCCACTGGAACCCGCGGTAAGCTGGATGCTGTTTGTTGTGCTGCTTCCGCTCCAACCAGATGGCAGCGTCCAGTTATAAGTTGTAGCACCATTCACCGGAGAAATACTATAGGTGTTCGTAGTTCCTGGACATACTTCGGTTTCCCCGGAAATCGATCCCGGCGTTGCGGGGGGTCCGGGCTGTACGCTCACATTAAGCGTTTTGGTATTACTGGTCCCGCAATCATTATAGGCGCTGACGGAAATGCTTCCTCCGGAAGTTCCCGTGGTTACATCAATAGAATTTCCTGAATCAGATCCGGTAATGGTCCATCCAGATGGAACTGTCCAATTATATGCTGCGGCATTAACTACGGAACTGATACTGTAAGTTTGAGAAATCCCTGGGCAAACCGATGCCTCACCGGTAATAGTTCCTGGTTGAGCGGGAGTTCCTGGTTTTACGGTAATTGCCAGATCTCTGGTGGTGCTTGTTCCGCAGTCATTTTTCGCTGCAACACTGATGGTTCCGGAACTGGAGCCCACGGTGATATTAATGCTGTTATTGGTGCTGTTTCCACTCCATCCTGAAGGTAAGGTCCAAACGTAACTGCTGGCATCAGGGACTGCAGCTATGGAGTAGGTCTGCGTGGTTCCTGGGCAAATTTCCACCGTACCACTGATACTGCCTGGTTGTGAAGGCGTTCCTGGTCTTACGGTAATCGTTGGACTTGTTGCTTCCGCGGTAGTGTTGGTAACGCAGGAATAGTTGCTGGTTAAAACAACCTTCACGGTGTTGGATCCGGAATTGAAGGCCGCTGTTGTAAAGGTATTGCTACTACCAGATTGAGCCGGGCTGGAACTGGAATTGATATACCAGTCATATTGCGGATTAGGCCCTCCGTAGCTGGAAGTGGCGGTAAACGTCACATTTTGACCAGGACATACACTATTGGTACTCGAAGTTAGGCTTACTCCTGGAGTTCGGTTGGTATTCACGGTCATGGTATAAGCGCTGCTGGTAACTGAACAGGCTGAACCATTTGCATCAGTAACAATAACAGAAATTTTCTGGTTGTTTGACAGACTGCTGGAAGTATAGGTGTTGCTGTTTGTGGCACTTCCCACATTAGAGCCGTCAATCTGCCACTGATATGTGAAAGGCGAAGTCCCGTTTGTGACATTCGCGGTAAAAGTAACCTCGGTTCCCTGGCAAATGTTATTGCCTTCGCTCGACGATATGCTAACTGCAGTAGGACATTGCCCCCAGCTGAAAAGTGGGAGGAACAGGAGAGTTAGTAAGAAGGAATATCGTAGTTTTTTCCCCATAGTCAAATGGTTTAAATGCATAAACAATACTGGTAGGGGTCAAAAAAATGTGGGGCTGCTGCTGGGGCGGGCTAACCTTTAAATATTTGGGGAGTAGGGAATTAGCAAATAAATTTAAGTCAATTTTAATAATAAACACTAAAATTTCGCTCAACGGTTATAAAAATCGATGAAATTGTCAGAAAATACTTCTAAATATCTGATTAGCAAATGTTAATAAATGAAAAAGCCCGGTTTTAAAACCGGGCTTCATGAAATTTAATCTTATTCAATTATTCTCCCATAAACGGATAACGGTAATCCTCAGGAGCATCAAAGGTTTCTTTAATAAGTCTTGGTGAAACCCATCTTAATAAATTCAATTTGGAACCAGCCTTATCATTGGTCCCACTGGCACGTGCACCACCAAATGGCTGCTGACCTACAACTGCTCCGGTAGGTTTGTCATTGAGGTAAAAGTTTCCTGCTGCATTCTGAAGTGCTTTCGTGGCCTTTGCCAGCTCATATCGATCACCAGAGAAAACTGCCCCGGTAAGTCCGTATGGGCTGGTTTCATCAACCAGTTTCAGGGTTTTTTCCCATTCGCTGTCCTCATAAACATAAATGGTCACCACGGGACCAAATAATTCGGTATGCATGGTTTCATATTGAGGATCGGTGGTCACAATCACGGTAGGCTCTATGAAATAACCTTTGGATTTGTCGTAATTTCCGCCCACAACGATTTCAGCTTTCTTACTTTTCTTAGCCTGGTCGATATATTTGGCCAGTTTGTCGAAGGAACCTTCATGGATCACTGCAGTGATAAAATTGCTCATATCTTCTGGTGAACCCATTTTGAAGGATTGAACATCTTCCACCACATAATCCTTAATCTCTGGCCATAAACTCTTCGGAAGATATACTCTAGAAGCGGCGCTACATTTTTGTCCCTGGAATTCAAAAGCTCCCCTGGAAATGGCGGTTGCTACTTTTTTCGCATTGGAAGAAGGGTGAGCAACAATAAAATCTTTACCTCCCGTTTCTCCAACGATTCTAGGATAAGTCTTGTAGTTATGGATGTTATTTCCAATTTTCTGCCAGATGTCTTTAAATACGGTGGTGCTTCCGGTGAAATGGATTCCGGCGAAATCAGGGCTGGCAAGCAGTGTATCTGTGATCATGGCCGGATCGCCCATTACCATATTGATCACCCCGTTTGGCACTCCCGCTTCTTTGAATACTTCCATGATGATTTGTGCGGAAAATACCTGGCTGTCACTAGGTTTCCAGATCGCTACATTCCCCATCAAAGCCGCACTCGATGGAAGGTTCCCGGCGATAGCGGTAAAATTGAAAGGAGTGATGGCATACACAAAACCTTCTAAAGGGCGGTATTCCACACGGTTCCAGTTTCCTTCAGATGATTCCGGCTGCTCATCGTATATCTGTGACATATATTCCACGTTGAAACGTAAGAAATCACATAATTCGCAAGCTGAATCAATTTCTGCCTGATAGATATTTTTAGACTGGCCAATCATCGTAGCCGCGTTGATGCGTGCACGATACTTCCCGGCGATCAGATCAGCAGCTTTAAGAAAAATCGCTGCACGCTGTTCCCATTCCAGGTTGGCCCATTGATCACGAGCTTCCAAAGCCGTCTCGATCGCTTTTTCAACGTTTTTTTTGCTGGCTTTATGATATACACCCAGGTTGTGCTGGTGGTCGTGCGGGGGATGCATGGTTTCGGTATCCCCGGTTTTGATCTCCTCACTGCCAATATATAAAGGCACCTCCATTTTCGAATTGTAAAGGTCTTTGTAAGTGAGTAGTACTTCTTCTCTTTCGGGGGTTCCCGGAGCGTAACTCTTAACTGGTTCGTTAACGGCTACAGGAACGTGAAAAAATCCTTTTCCCATAAATATAATTTTTGCTTTTTTCTATTTGTTTTTACTGCCGTTAAAGGTAAAAAAATTAAGTGGTTTACAAGAAGGGCACTTGCTCCTTCACGAAAGCTTAACTTTTTTCGTACTTTTCTTAAAAATTACCAATTTCATGTGTACGGTCACTCTGGCCCCTCAGCCGGATTCTCCCAACGGTTTTGTACTTACTTCCAATCGCGATGAAGCGATCTCCAGGCATGCATTGCTGCCAGAATATGAAAAATATCATTCCAGAAATTTATATTTTCCGAAGGATGCCCAGGCAGGAGGTACCTGGATTGGAGTGAGCGACCTGCAGCGTTGCCTTTGCTTGATGAACGGCGCTTTTGAACCTCATATTCGGAAGGCTGGCTACCGGAAGAGCCGCGGCATTGTGGTCAAAGATATACTGGCTGAAACCGGGAAGCTTTCTGAAGTTCTGGAGCATTATGACCTGAAGGGAATTGAAGCTTTTACGCTGGTGGCGGTCGACTGGAGTAACGGACTCCAGTTTATCGAACTCGTGTGGGATGAAAATAAAAAACATCTTCAGAAACTGTCTTTAAAACCACATATCTGGTCATCATCTCCTTTATACGACCAGAATATGAAAAAAAGTAGGCGGCAATGGTTTCAGCAATTCCGGGAGACTCATGAGCTTCATGCAGACATGCTTCGAGATTTCCACTTGAATACTGAAAAAGACAATATGGAATTCGGTTTAATTATCGATCGTGGTTTCCTGAAAACGCAGAGTGTAAGCCAGATCATCAGTTCGGATCAGGGAATCAGGTTTTGGTTCCGCGATTTACAATCTGGAAAAGAGCAGGAGGAACGGCTTCAGTTTAAAGCGTAAGTTGCAGCCAGTTTGAAGGAGGGTATTGAAACCTGGAATTTTTTGGTAGTATTCAGATTGACCATATTATAATGACCTTTCATGGCGCCGAATGGACCGGTTAGTAAGCAGCCGCTTTGATAAGTATGGTGCTCGCCGGGCTGTAAAACGGGTTTTTTTCCAATCACCCCTTCGCCCTGAACAAATTCGGTATCGTTCAGCGCATCTTTTATTTCCCAGAAGCGCGTTTGGAGCTGCACCGTATCATTGCTCTGGTTTTCGATGTGAACCCGGTAGCCAAATGCATAACGCAATTTGTAGTTTTTGTAGAACATCCCTTCAAAATGCGTTTCAACCGAAATTTTTATTCCCTGAGTAATTTGTTGAACCATATCAGTAGATTGAAAATGATGCAAGCAGTGAAATAAACACTGCTATAGTCGCTAAAGTAAAGAAAATCAGGTTTAAAATGATGAACTTTAGAATCGTTTTAACACGGCGCTGGCGGTAAAAATTGCGCATGGATTTATAGAGGTAAACGGCAAAAACGATATTGGCCATGGTAATCCCCACATTTAAAGAAGCGATGAGATCGAAAGTGAGCCCTACGATATAAAAGACGAACAGCGTGGTTTGCACATGGAAGGCGAAGATAAGATGCTCCATATAATTAAAATTTCGTCTCATATATAGTAACCAGATAAAAAGAGCAAAGACCGGCAGGTAGAAAAAGATGATGAATGGCAGTTTACTGATGAAATAATCTATAAAAAGGCCGGGATTGTTCTTAAAAACGTTAGCGTCTACCGCCTTCTTGTAGAGCCAGTGATTGTAATTGGTCTGGTCGTGTTTTAGTGAATCCAGGGCGCGATCTGGTGTAGCGATCCCTGTCTCATCCTGAAATTCGTAATACAGGTTGAATTTTTTGAACAGCGCCGAGAGATTGCTCATCGTATCAACTGTTTTCTGGGAAATATAGTAGTCTTTATAGGTTTTCTGAACGGTATCCAGTTTGAGCTTGTCCAGCGAAAGATTTTCTTTAGCCAGGGCCGCATTAACTGAATCTAGTGCCTCCGGCGGAATTGGTGGTGTTTTCCCGGCAAGTTCCACCATGTCGCGATCCCGGGGGCCAATCATATCGTTTTCTGAATGGATCGAGTAATTGAAGAGCAGGAAAAATATGATGGATGCACTCAGGTAGAACCTGAAAGGATTGGCATACCGCATCCGTTTTCCGTCTATGTAATCCCTGGAAATCTTTCCGGGTTTGAAAAGCATGACGCGCAGCGTTCGCTGGAAACGGGAATCGTAGGCCAGCAAGCCTGAAAAGAATTCATTGAAAAAATCATCAAAAGTTAATTTTTTGGTGCTGTTGATCTGGCCGCAATTCGGGCAGAACTGGTCACTTTTTTCCAGGGGTATATGGCAATTCTGGCATTTTTCGCCACGATATTTTAAAACCGATTGCCGGCCTGGGAGTGATCTTTTCAAATTAATTTGTGATGTTTTTGGAATTGGCAGAGCCTACTCCGATAAGGCGATCGTAACGCGCTCCTGGAGCATGATAATAAGCTAAAATGGTATAGGTATTTTCAGTCTCGTCAAAATTACCGCTGATGAAGCCTTCATCCAGCTGCCCGTTTTCATCCAGCAGCACGTATTTGTAATTGTAATAACCCTGTTTGAAAAGCCTGGCGCATTCGTAATAACCGGTCTCCTCATTATATCTCAGTTGGGTACTTTCATCCAGCTGAAAATTATTGAAGCCTCCGTATAGGTGCAGTTGGCTTTTACCGATAGGGTCATAATTCTTCAGCTGAAAATGTACCCAGACATATTCGGCTTCGATATCAGAATTTTCAGCAGGATAGCTTCGAACTACAAATCCGCCGTTGAGGTCGGGATTATAGGTATAGGGATTTCCATTCCGGGTACGATCGGTATACAGATAATGATGGTAGAGTTCGTCCAGTTCCACGGAAGCGATATCTGCCGTGGTAGCGCGAAGATCCTTATCGTCGAATTGAAGGAATTCGTTGCCTCCCCAAAAAGCTGATTCGGCATCATACTTATAGATCAACTCGCTGGCAATGGTATATTGCGGTTTCAGGTCAAGAATGGCAGATTTCAGATTGTAATTCTGCATTAGCAATACCCTTACGTTGTTTTCAGGGTTCTTCAGGATAAAATCTGGCGAATTGATGCTGAAATTCACTACCTGTTTTTCGTTGATGAATTCCAGGTCACGCGATCGTTTCACCTGTGCCGAAACCTGTGCGAAATTTTCGTAGACCATAAATTTCCTGGAGAAGACAAGTTCGCGATTGGCATTGAAAATCTTCAGCAGGTAATTTCCGGAGACTTTTAATGCTTTTGTTCGGTTATTCGGAATGCTGAGCTCATAATGGGTGTAAGGCTGCAACGTATTGTAGGCATTGGTGTAATTTGTAATGCGAAGGTCATCAAAACCGTCCATGTACTCATTTTTCGAAAGTTGGGATGGCGTCCAGTCGAAATTATAATGTTCCACGGTGTAATAATAATCGGCTTCATCACCAATAATATCATCAAAGCTCAATTGCAGGGTACCGCCGAGGAGGATGATAGGATTGCCGGGATTTTCCGTGTTTT contains the following coding sequences:
- the pruA gene encoding L-glutamate gamma-semialdehyde dehydrogenase — its product is MGKGFFHVPVAVNEPVKSYAPGTPEREEVLLTYKDLYNSKMEVPLYIGSEEIKTGDTETMHPPHDHQHNLGVYHKASKKNVEKAIETALEARDQWANLEWEQRAAIFLKAADLIAGKYRARINAATMIGQSKNIYQAEIDSACELCDFLRFNVEYMSQIYDEQPESSEGNWNRVEYRPLEGFVYAITPFNFTAIAGNLPSSAALMGNVAIWKPSDSQVFSAQIIMEVFKEAGVPNGVINMVMGDPAMITDTLLASPDFAGIHFTGSTTVFKDIWQKIGNNIHNYKTYPRIVGETGGKDFIVAHPSSNAKKVATAISRGAFEFQGQKCSAASRVYLPKSLWPEIKDYVVEDVQSFKMGSPEDMSNFITAVIHEGSFDKLAKYIDQAKKSKKAEIVVGGNYDKSKGYFIEPTVIVTTDPQYETMHTELFGPVVTIYVYEDSEWEKTLKLVDETSPYGLTGAVFSGDRYELAKATKALQNAAGNFYLNDKPTGAVVGQQPFGGARASGTNDKAGSKLNLLRWVSPRLIKETFDAPEDYRYPFMGE
- a CDS encoding NRDE family protein, with translation MCTVTLAPQPDSPNGFVLTSNRDEAISRHALLPEYEKYHSRNLYFPKDAQAGGTWIGVSDLQRCLCLMNGAFEPHIRKAGYRKSRGIVVKDILAETGKLSEVLEHYDLKGIEAFTLVAVDWSNGLQFIELVWDENKKHLQKLSLKPHIWSSSPLYDQNMKKSRRQWFQQFRETHELHADMLRDFHLNTEKDNMEFGLIIDRGFLKTQSVSQIISSDQGIRFWFRDLQSGKEQEERLQFKA
- the apaG gene encoding Co2+/Mg2+ efflux protein ApaG, which gives rise to MVQQITQGIKISVETHFEGMFYKNYKLRYAFGYRVHIENQSNDTVQLQTRFWEIKDALNDTEFVQGEGVIGKKPVLQPGEHHTYQSGCLLTGPFGAMKGHYNMVNLNTTKKFQVSIPSFKLAATYALN
- a CDS encoding DUF3667 domain-containing protein, with the protein product MKRSLPGRQSVLKYRGEKCQNCHIPLEKSDQFCPNCGQINSTKKLTFDDFFNEFFSGLLAYDSRFQRTLRVMLFKPGKISRDYIDGKRMRYANPFRFYLSASIIFFLLFNYSIHSENDMIGPRDRDMVELAGKTPPIPPEALDSVNAALAKENLSLDKLKLDTVQKTYKDYYISQKTVDTMSNLSALFKKFNLYYEFQDETGIATPDRALDSLKHDQTNYNHWLYKKAVDANVFKNNPGLFIDYFISKLPFIIFFYLPVFALFIWLLYMRRNFNYMEHLIFAFHVQTTLFVFYIVGLTFDLIASLNVGITMANIVFAVYLYKSMRNFYRQRRVKTILKFIILNLIFFTLATIAVFISLLASFSIY
- a CDS encoding DUF5103 domain-containing protein, whose product is MRFFLTFLISLSGFCQFYGQAVQETASPNYIRTISFTGENTENPGNPIILLGGTLQLSFDDIIGDEADYYYTVEHYNFDWTPSQLSKNEYMDGFDDLRITNYTNAYNTLQPYTHYELSIPNNRTKALKVSGNYLLKIFNANRELVFSRKFMVYENFAQVSAQVKRSRDLEFINEKQVVNFSINSPDFILKNPENNVRVLLMQNYNLKSAILDLKPQYTIASELIYKYDAESAFWGGNEFLQFDDKDLRATTADIASVELDELYHHYLYTDRTRNGNPYTYNPDLNGGFVVRSYPAENSDIEAEYVWVHFQLKNYDPIGKSQLHLYGGFNNFQLDESTQLRYNEETGYYECARLFKQGYYNYKYVLLDENGQLDEGFISGNFDETENTYTILAYYHAPGARYDRLIGVGSANSKNITN